The following are encoded in a window of Acipenser ruthenus chromosome 26, fAciRut3.2 maternal haplotype, whole genome shotgun sequence genomic DNA:
- the LOC117429407 gene encoding LIM/homeobox protein Lhx1 isoform X1, with the protein MVHCAGCERPILDRFLLNVLDRAWHVKCVQCCECKGNLTEKCFSREGKLYCKNDFFRRFGTKCAGCSQGISPSDLVRRARSKVFHLNCFTCMMCNKQLSTGEELYIIDENKFVCKEDFQNSSSSGKDSNLLSVTACSDPSLSPDSQDQLQDDIKDSEGATLSDKEGGNNENDDQNLGGKRRGPRTTIKAKQLETLKAAFAATPKPTRHIREQLAQETGLNMRVIQVWFQNRRSKERRMKQLSALGARRHAFFRSPRRMRTLVDRLEPGELIPNGPFTYYGDYQTEYYGPGSNYDFFPQGPPSSQAQTPVDLAFVPSSGPTGTPLGGMDHPLPGHHPSSDSQRFSDILSHHPGDSPSPEPGIPGPLHSISSEVFGPSPPFTSLSMNGGYGLSHAQAEMNEAAVW; encoded by the exons ATGGTGCACTGTGCTGGGTGCGAAAGACCCATTCTGGACAGGTTTCTGCTCAATGTTCTGGACCGAGCCTGGCACGTGAAGTGTGTGCAGTGCTGTGAGTGTAAAGGGAATTTAACGGAGAAGTGCTTCTCGAGAGAAGGGAAACTCTACTGCAAAAACGACTTCTTTAG GCGCTTTGGTACCAAGTGTGCGGGCTGCTCTCAGGGCATCTCCCCGAGTGACCTGGTGCGGAGAGCCAGGAGCAAGGTGTTTCACTTGAACTGCTTCACTTGCATGATGTGCAACAAACAGCTCTCCACCGGAGAGGAACTCTACATCATCGACGAAAACAAATTCGTTTGCAAGGAAGATTtccagaacagcagcagcagcggcaaaGACAGCAACCTCCTCTCAG TAACAGCCTGTAGCGACCCCAGTTTATCTCCGGATTCTCAAGACCAGTTACAAGACGACATTAAAGACTCGGAAGGCGCGACGCTTTCTGACAAAGAAGGCGGTAATAACGAGAACGACGACCAGAACCTGGGAGGGAAGCGACGCGGCCCGCGCACCACCATCAAAGCCAAACAACTGGAGACGCTGAAAGCGGCGTTCGCGGCCACCCCCAAGCCCACGAGACACATCAGGGAGCAGCTGGCGCAGGAGACGGGGCTCAACATGAGGGTCATTCAG gtgTGGTTCCAAAACCGGCGTTCTAAAGAGCGACGAATGAAGCAGCTGAGCGCGCTCGGTGCCCGCAGGCACGCGTTCTTCCGCAGCCCTCGGCGGATGAGAACCCTGGTGGACAGACTCGAGCCCGGGGAGTTAATCCCGAACGGTCCCTTCACCTACTACGGAG ATTATCAAACTGAATACTACGGCCCTGGAAGCAACTATGATTTCTTTCCTCAAGGACCGCCTTCATCCCAGGCTCAAACCCCAGTGGACCTTGCTTTCGTACCTTCGTCCGGACCTACAGGCACCCCCCTGGGTGGGATGGACCACCCCTTACCTGGCCACCACCCCTCGAGCGACTCCCAGCGCTTCTCCGACATCCTTTCCCACCACCCTGGGGACTCCCCCAGCCCAGAGCCCGGCATTCCCGGCCCGCTACACAGCATCTCCTCGGAGGTGTTCGGCCCCAGCCCTCCTTTTACCTCACTCTCTATGAATGGAGGCTACGGCCTGTCACACGCGCAGGCAGAAATGAACGAAGCCGCAGTGTGGTAG
- the LOC117429407 gene encoding LIM/homeobox protein Lhx1 isoform X2, which produces MDMKNTILRLWRFGTKCAGCSQGISPSDLVRRARSKVFHLNCFTCMMCNKQLSTGEELYIIDENKFVCKEDFQNSSSSGKDSNLLSVTACSDPSLSPDSQDQLQDDIKDSEGATLSDKEGGNNENDDQNLGGKRRGPRTTIKAKQLETLKAAFAATPKPTRHIREQLAQETGLNMRVIQVWFQNRRSKERRMKQLSALGARRHAFFRSPRRMRTLVDRLEPGELIPNGPFTYYGDYQTEYYGPGSNYDFFPQGPPSSQAQTPVDLAFVPSSGPTGTPLGGMDHPLPGHHPSSDSQRFSDILSHHPGDSPSPEPGIPGPLHSISSEVFGPSPPFTSLSMNGGYGLSHAQAEMNEAAVW; this is translated from the exons ATGGACATGAAAAACACAATCCTGCGATTATG GCGCTTTGGTACCAAGTGTGCGGGCTGCTCTCAGGGCATCTCCCCGAGTGACCTGGTGCGGAGAGCCAGGAGCAAGGTGTTTCACTTGAACTGCTTCACTTGCATGATGTGCAACAAACAGCTCTCCACCGGAGAGGAACTCTACATCATCGACGAAAACAAATTCGTTTGCAAGGAAGATTtccagaacagcagcagcagcggcaaaGACAGCAACCTCCTCTCAG TAACAGCCTGTAGCGACCCCAGTTTATCTCCGGATTCTCAAGACCAGTTACAAGACGACATTAAAGACTCGGAAGGCGCGACGCTTTCTGACAAAGAAGGCGGTAATAACGAGAACGACGACCAGAACCTGGGAGGGAAGCGACGCGGCCCGCGCACCACCATCAAAGCCAAACAACTGGAGACGCTGAAAGCGGCGTTCGCGGCCACCCCCAAGCCCACGAGACACATCAGGGAGCAGCTGGCGCAGGAGACGGGGCTCAACATGAGGGTCATTCAG gtgTGGTTCCAAAACCGGCGTTCTAAAGAGCGACGAATGAAGCAGCTGAGCGCGCTCGGTGCCCGCAGGCACGCGTTCTTCCGCAGCCCTCGGCGGATGAGAACCCTGGTGGACAGACTCGAGCCCGGGGAGTTAATCCCGAACGGTCCCTTCACCTACTACGGAG ATTATCAAACTGAATACTACGGCCCTGGAAGCAACTATGATTTCTTTCCTCAAGGACCGCCTTCATCCCAGGCTCAAACCCCAGTGGACCTTGCTTTCGTACCTTCGTCCGGACCTACAGGCACCCCCCTGGGTGGGATGGACCACCCCTTACCTGGCCACCACCCCTCGAGCGACTCCCAGCGCTTCTCCGACATCCTTTCCCACCACCCTGGGGACTCCCCCAGCCCAGAGCCCGGCATTCCCGGCCCGCTACACAGCATCTCCTCGGAGGTGTTCGGCCCCAGCCCTCCTTTTACCTCACTCTCTATGAATGGAGGCTACGGCCTGTCACACGCGCAGGCAGAAATGAACGAAGCCGCAGTGTGGTAG